Genomic DNA from Chaetodon trifascialis isolate fChaTrf1 chromosome 19, fChaTrf1.hap1, whole genome shotgun sequence:
CCATGCACACATCTTGCAAGGAGAGACAAGTCAAGGATTTTTCCTGCAACAACATCAGGAACAAGCTCCACCAATGCCTCTGAACTCCTCTCACGACAACCAGACCGCCTCTGTGTTCACCTCCAAACTGACCCCTGCTGCTGACACATGTGTGGGACTCACCATCCTCTGCGTCGGTATGTGTGACCATCTGTGCGTTTCTGTCTCACCTGAAGACGTCCTAAGACTGTCCTCGATGAGAAAAATATTAGATGTTGTTTTCTGCCAAAACTAAATATCAAAACACTTTCACAGCTGGCAGGTTTTATCACTTATTTTAAGAAAAAGTAAGAGAACAGAGAGGCTGAATGTCCCTTTAAAGCTGctaatttaatatttttaatgatgttgaTGTGCAACATGTAGCTAGGgagttattttttctttcaattatAGGTGACTACTAATTATAGGTCacttttttgactttttaacTAATCGGCTTCATTTGGCTTCAGAGACATCCTGCTCAGTGTCTGGCAATCAAACACCCAGGAGTAGGAGTAATCAGACGGAGCCTTGAGTGTCTGTTTTGCGGCGCTTACAttgcagtctgtgtgtctgtgatgtaCCTAATTTAAGTTAATTTACCAGTGATTGTGCCTGTTGCCTCTCTTGTCTGTGACTCCTTGAACAGCCAGTATATTTTTAAATCTTTGTCTTCTCAGGCTATTCATTTAAAGTTTGCTCATATTGAAACAAGTACTCGCCAGGCCAAATCTTTTTCTAAATCTCTCCGCACTTTTAGctccatccacctgtttttaaatgttgagCTGATGCatatcaataaaagcaaaatgtgaccAAGTGCAATGGAATCGCAGCACACAGAAACCTCAGCTCTGTGTGGAGGAGACTGTAACCTTCCTCAAGTTAAAACATGAGATAAACAATTATTTACatcatgttttatgtatttttttcattcatatgAGCTTTGACTGGAGCTCCTTTAATGAAATCATCTCACCGTGTCCTCACGTGAGAATTAGCATCAATAACGGCTTATCTTGATGTAATAATGGTGAAAGGAAGCCGAATCCGTCTGTATTTCTGCAGTGATACATGAACATTGCTGCTTTGCATGATTGATATCAAGGTCTGGAGATGCATTGTAGTCTTCTTGGCTGTGGTCAAACCTGACAGCCAAACTTTGTGCGTCCTTTCTGCGATGGAAGCTTGAAAGTGATCATCAGAGAGATGCTGAGCAAGGTCGGATTGGGAGCGTCAAATGCACTGCAGGTGTTCTCATCCATCATGCGTCACTGACTGTGTGTCAAATATGTCAACAGCTAACTCAGAAACTGTATTTCTTCATGGAGCTTGGACCTGTAATAACTGGATCTGTAGCCGCCTGAGGGAGgtagaaacaagctgtgaacgcTGACACGGCATCAGCTTTTAGGCGAGCTTGTTCGCAGACAAATTCCAGCAGATACGAAGCAACACTGTCATTCATTtgcagttgtgtttctggccatgtgatgaatttaagtccagtgttcagtttcttttcagctctgttttcgGTCTTCCTTAACTCCTGAGGTAAATATCTGACTCTCCAGCAGCTAAATCCTCCACTACGTTCACTAGCTAGTCGCTAGCAGTGACTGCTTGCTGTTTGGTCCTGATCAGGTCGTGTACAGCAGGTTTATAGTGTTTCATAAAATAAATTGGTAAGAGTGAAACAGAACCAAAACAAAGGGCTGAACGATGCTAAAACGCAGCATCATTTGagacaaaaacaatgttttgtgGTTCTCCTCTGTCCCGTTGTCCAGTTCTGCTCTCCGTTCTGGGCAATGGGCTGGTTCTGGTGATTTGCTACcgcaggaggaagaagatggcgggctctgagctgctgtgcGTCAACCTGGCCGTGGTCGACTTCCTCTGCTGCATCTGCTTCTACCCGCTCTCCATCCTGTCCTCCTTTCACCACGCGTGGCTGGGAGAAGACATCACGTGTGTGTACTACGGCCTCGGCTGCTACATCTTTGGCCTGTGCGGCATGTTCACCATCGCCGCCATCAGCATCATCCGCTACCTGAAGACCTGCTACAGCTTGGTTTATGGTGAGGGCAGCTGTTGTGGATTGGTTGTTGACTTTTTGAGGACTTTGATGGCACTTGAAgagatgctaaaaaaaaaaattgtgaaacTTTTTCTCAATTTGCTGTTTCATCAACATTTTCTCCttcaaaatgtgttaaatatgtTGATGAGGGCTGTCACATCAATTTCCGGTACTGTTGCCCTTCAAGAAGTAGTCCTGCACCTAACAGAGGTTATAACAGAGCTAAAAACAGGTGttgctcctctttacagctgTGTGGTTGGAGGGAGCAAACAGCCGGATAGTGTGCGGCGGCATCTGGCTCGTGGCCACGGTGTGGTCTAGCTTCCCTCTGTTTGGCTGGGGCGAGTACGTCCCTGAGCCTTATGGACTGTCCTGCACCATCGCCTGGAGGGGTTATCATACCTCAGCCAAGGATGCCTTCTACGTCATCTGCTCCTTCGCCTGCTTCACGCTGGTTCCCGTCCTCCTCATTGTGGTGTCCCAGTGTCGGATCCTCTACAAGGTGTCCCGCTTCTCCTACTCGCTGTCTGCGAGAGGCATCCCCAACAACCTGCGATACGCTGAAAAGCGACTGTCTGTGGTGAGTGAACAGACCTTAAAAACCATACAGTACGTTGTGGGTTTTTGTCGAACACCTGTGGGAGTACCTCTGAAATCTTTATGTTAAGCCACATCGATGAGGACCTCAGATTTAACGGCTCTAAAACATACCTACTTGAGATATTTCTTCATAAAGACTTGGTAAAATCTTAATACAAAGATTTGTGAGACTGGGTTAGAGACTTGTTCTGACGGCTTGGACTTTCCCCAGATGACTTAAACAGAGCTCTAGTGTCAGTGCGACAACAGTTTTGGTTCATTTCTAAACCTCAAGGTCAAGTCTGAGTCACATCAGAAGCCTTTCAGCTGTCACACAACTTTGCCTTGTGCTCGTAATTAAGTCAAATCTGACCGTACAGGCATTATATACACCTATCTGGAATCAATGCAACACAATCTTTCCATTGATAGAAGTATCATGGATGTATATTGTGTGTAAACATCTATAAATATGCTTAGAAATCAcatgacaaaaaacacatctgagatGTGAAGTCAGGCAGCTTCGTGCTTCTGCTTAAAAGGTTATTTAGAGCTGTGAAACAGCACATTTCCTGctttgctgctgaaaataaatgtcattttaagtgCTTTGAATATGTGACTGATGTTCTGAGAGAACAGCCATTATTCCAGGTAAATATTGACTTTCttattcttgtgtttttctaaaGAGGACAGTCTCCCAGGAAACATGCTCCGTGTGACCGCGCCTCTCTGTTAGTAGTGTGTCTTCATCATAAGAGAACAGAGTGTTCAGCACTGAGGTTTTTCCAGTGTGACACTCTCAAATCTTCCTCTTCcagatgtttttctgcatcagcCTGGGTTTTGTGATTGCCTGGGCCCCGTACGCCGTTGTGtccttcctcttcattttcCACAAGGAGAACTGGTACATGGCCCCTGAGGGCTTTGTGTTCCCCGCACTCTTCGCCAAAAGCTCCCACATCTACAACCCCTTCATCTACTTCTACTTCAACAAGACTTTCCAGCAGGAGTTCCGCCGCCTGCTCCTCTCTTTCTGGCCCAAGCTGGGAGGGAACCGAGTGGGGGTCCACATCAGCATGGGTCACCAAgccccatcccatcccatccacATTCAGCTCCAGGAAAGAGGCTGCGTTCAAAAGAAGAGCTTTGGTTTGTCTCAGGACAGAACTTTCAGCAAGGGCAAAGGCAAAGCAACGCACACCAGCAGCAACCGCGTCCTCAGCAGGCAGGTGTACGTCTGCTGGGGGTCGAAGAACACCCCCCCCATCTTGAACAATAAACCTACCAAAGACTCCCCGTCTGTCTCTATATGAACCTATATGTCTGTCACTGTTAAGGCAGGTAAGAGCTATGATTTAAATGGTTAAACCGAGGACAGAGAGCAACCAAAAAGCCTGGTCCTTCACCGTTCCATTCACCCATCCTGCACTCACTCCTCTTACACCGGCTCACTCATAATCTCCTTTCTCATACACCTGAATTATCTGTCATTGTAAACAGTTACTTCACTCACTGAAGTACTCACCATTCCCTGGTTTCACTGGGCACAGTGTGTGAGAGTACTAAGATCAGTTTTAAAGCTGGGGTTGGTAACGCTGGAGAAACCAGCAAGACTGAGCTAGACTTTGAAAGCATCCAACCAAAAAACATCCCGTCCTCTCAAAAGCTAAAACGCCTGAACGTGCACcacctgcctgctgctgctgtctgcgcATGGTTATGATCACTGACCGTGTCCGACACATTATCGTAACCAATGTAAACACTGAACATGGCTTTTGTTCGTGCTCACAGCAGTCAggctgcatgttagcattgggaAAATTGCCTGCACTTTCATCGACATTCTTAGCTTGCTATAGCTTCAGCAATACACCTGCGAAGCTTTGGAAGACGAGTGCACGGGCAGCGTGAGCGCGGGCCGAATTAAACGATTGGATGATTACCTGATTACAGGCCTGCGACAGCCACAGttactgctttcattttctgagCATTCAATTTATTGATCACTGGTGGGATATAAAGAGAATTTCAACAATGAATCCTGTTgatatttttctctgcatctctaaaacattcatcatgtttttgtgaATTCCTTTTCACTCGAtggtttttgctctttattgTCATGATTGTAGCCTGCAGTTGTCTTTTTTACGTGTAGTACATCCACTGGTCAGCTACTGAGCACAAAGAGGGTGCCGGCGGTTTTCCCTGTAATGCTATGATGGCATTAACTCCACTTTAACTGTCCTGGTtcattgtgtgtttatgtgtgtgtgtgagctttgtTATATCTGTACACGGCATATTTTGTACGCTCTGTGGTTGCTCTGCCgataataatatcaataataatgaGAGTACGCTGAATTAGCAAAGGAAGACATGTAATGTTCTGTCTGATGTTTTGATTTTAACCTGAACTCACTGATCCACATTTCCATGATATTTGAATGTTTCTTCGTCCCTTTAatgtgtctctctttcacaaatttagctttttgtttttgttttttttaaagattttactTGTACTGATGTGAGCTGACTGTTTCTAGCTGTTGGATATTGACAGAAGGTTGAACGGTGAGTTTGtccatgcagtgttttttctctgctttgtgctCTATTGAAGCAGCTTGAAAGACTTTTCTAACACTCAGATGTCTCTTGTGatattgaaatatttccagCGTGTTTCTGCAATGTACAGACACGACAAATCGTCAGAAAAATGTACATAGAAAACTGctaaaaacactgactgaagtaCAACATTAAACCCAGTTTAACTGACGATAATAAACTgttaaaaaggaagaaatgttGGACATCACTCCTCTGATCTCtgatatgtaaatatatattttttcaagcTTCAAAATGCACATATATTGTCATTTTTCTATTCAGTCCACAGCATAATTATCTTGTGATACGTGGAATTAAATAAAATTCCCCCACAGAACAGAATCAGCCTCATCTCATGTCTTCACACTCTGAGTGATTTAACAGCTTCATTCATGTTAATGAGAAGATTCGTCTGCCGCTCTTTCTGCTTAAAGAGCTCCTTGTATTCCATTGTGGCAGCAATTACAGCTTTACAGAGTATGTTTATGCGAGTGGATGAAAAAGGATGATTAATGGTAACTGTCCTGTAAGCTTGATGATTTagtttatttaaagcagctctATCAATATTTCATTAATGTCAATGGACTGATGTATGTGTGGCATCGTAATGAACCCCCagagaatcatcatcatcatcgagCTTCAGCTCATCTTTACGGTTTGGATGCACTTTCACGCTCTCattgtttttggctgcagcgACAGGAAGCTTGCTCGTGAACACACTGGAGTATTTAACTGCTAAAGAGTCAGATTTCCTTCAGATgtcggtggagaccaaagcagagctaatgAGCGAACGCTAGGTTTACATTGCATGCATGTTagtagagcagcagcaggttcagtgtgttcagtgtgtctAGACGGGATGCGTTCAGGCACAGTAATGAGTGTAGGTCGCTCACGTTTTGGCAGCACTCGATACTTTCTCCGTTTTGTGTGCGTAACAACACTGAATGTGTGCTGCAGTCGTCGAGCTGCCAAAGCCACCAACACTTTGCCCGAGCGCTTCCTGTGTAGACGCAGACTGAAGATGCTGCTCCTGCTCACACTGCACCTCCTGTGTAGACTGATTCATCgggtggccagaaacacgaaGCCAAATGAATCATAATGCAGCTCTGTGCCTGCTCGATGTGTAAAAAAGCAACTGCTTGATAACACAATCGCCTAACAATCTTACGAGATGATAGTGCGGTAAGGCTGTGTTTATGGCTATTTTTACCGCAGGTCTAAATAAAGCTAAGAGAACGGTGTGAGATGCTTTTTATCAGACCAAAGCCCGAGATTAAAGCCCTGATTACAGATACTGTTTCAGACTGCTCCTGTGAAAGGTCGCCAAAGATGAGCAGTGCAATGTTTAGCGaggctttgtgtgtgagcgACACATTATGTAACCTCTTGACAATAGGCTGCATTGATGAGAAAAGCTGCAATGTGTTTCCTCCATTGTCCAACTGTCCAGCAGCAAGCCTTAACTACATCGCCTCAACTGTATCGGCTCGCCACAGGCCATCCTGTATATGTATGAGGAACTTTACATACACTCAGCTAGGTTTTAGGTGCTCTGGTTAGTGTGTTCAAACATTCAACTTTGACAGGAAGAGGATGCGATTGGGCGTGGGAAAGCTTTACAAAGAGGCCAATCAGTCTGTAGTTAATTACTTCTCAGTGCCaatcacaacacacagacatacacacacttctaGAAAATGGAAACCTGCCTGAAATCTAGATCTGTCAAAGAGCACATGTGTGAAATGGCATAAATTGCAGCAGTGACAAATAACTGAACGCACCCGCAGAATGCCGCCCATCACTGCCCGTCCAGCAGACGGCCGGGATCAAACCAGTGATGAAAACAACGACATACTCAGAATTGCCTCCATGCTGAGCTTTTGACAACAAGATGGAAACCATTAACTTTTTCTGAACAAGACTAAATGGAGTCCTCCAGAGCCAGGACCAACTCAAAATGCTCCCAACAAAAGGCCTAaagttctgtttgtttgtttgactgtcCCCTGCTGACAAGTTAACTCTGGAGTTTAGTCCAAATAGATGCAGGTCAGGCGAAACCGAGACGCAAATCTGAGCATGAGtatgtcatgtttttctgtgatgcAAGCATTGGAAATGAAGTAATATGATTTGTAACTGAGGACAACGGCTCCGgctgttgtcatgtttttgcaCCAGCAAGATTAGCTACACAAATGTGAAGGAACTGTAGGTTAAGTTGGGTCTATACATTGTTATATTAGTTGAGGTccaaagtgtgtttgtggtaCTTAGCAGTTGAAGTGAGTGGAAAAACTAGGAAGACGTTGGCGTCACAGTAAGGTCAAAGCCTCTTAGATCAAAAGGGCTTCACTGTGTTGGGAGCATAAAAGTGTTAAGAGATGAGTGTGACATTATTGATTTGTTATGTGGGAGAATGATGCAAGCAGAAAGGTCAAGTCGCTTGTGAAATTTCATGGTATCATCACCAAAGTTATCACAGCTCATCCCCGGATTATGAATGCTTATTAAAGTTTGTGCCAGTCTATCAGGATGATGTCGACATTGTTCACTGGTCAAGTTacaaactttgacctgctgatggCATTTCTGTGGGACCTTGAGTGTCTGTAGAGCATTTCTTGGTTCACAAAGTGAACCataaatgtttttatgtaaagctAAATTTTGAGTTACAGCAGCATTAACTGATCTTTTTGGGCTTGGGAGCTTTTGAACTGACTGGAAACACAACACTTGATTGACATATGTTGTCCGTACATATACCTGCATATATAGTGTATATGGAGCAAGTCTTGTTATTGGCAACCTGATGAATGAAAGTCTAATATTTactttccttttagctctgtttttggtctccaccaacaaAGCAGCACCCttgaaacaacattttcactCCCAACTCGTAACAAATGGACACTTGGTCGGGACCCCTCTGTGTTTTTAAGACACTGGATCCTTAATGACATAACAAGTCCCATTTGAATGGTAACACCCTTCTTTTCTTACttgtaatgaagtattttcacatAGTTTTATTAGTACTTTCGCTTACGTACAGGATGTGAATACTTCCTCCGCCACAGTACATCATGTGTTGTATCACCTTGAACATGAAAGTAGACTGCGCGCTGTAAAAGCTAAACTCTAAAAGgatatctctgtgtgtgcacctaTTCATGTATGCACGGGGGGGATGGGGAGAATCTGTGAGACCCTGTTTTTCGGGGGCACTGAATGTCACGGCATCTCACCCTCGTTAGCCTGGAAATGGGGACGAGGCGGCAGGCCCTGATGGGACGCACGGCGATCTCATTATGGGAGGAAGCTGCCCTACTGGAGCGGAACAGGACAGGCtgtgatggatggagagagggatggatgtttttttggggggggggagtcGAGGGGCTCGGATCAGCCTGGCACTGCAGGTCCAGGTCGGGCACAACCCCCCCTCCTGTTTTGTGTGCCAGCCGGGCCTCCATTGTTGTAAACCTCATTAGCAGCAGTTTGAAGAGGCTGTCCTGCAGGACAGAAGGCGTCATTCTGCAGCCGCACCCTGGCTCGTCCACAGCAGAGCCCTGAAAGTGGGACGCAAACTACTTCTCCTCTACTTACAGAGCATAAACTGACGACTGACTACACAAACTACAGGACAGGATAACAGGGGGCTGAGGACATACTCGGAGACACCAGCATGGACTCTCCAGATTATGGAATTGCAGCAATGAGGAGAGGAAGCTatgatgatgctgcagcttctcttcGCCCTGTGAGTATTGATCTGCCATCCACAGCCGAAGGTGGAAAACATCCTGTTGGTGACAATGAGATGCTGCTTTGTAATTGTTCCAGACTCATGGATCTGCCACCTGGACTGCAGCAtcatgttcaccagctgctgCATATAAGAGAGAGTTTTGAAAGCTGTGTTACATAAGGACAACTCAACTCAACCCAACTGTATTCATATAGCACCTTACATACaaacatgcagctcaaagtCCTTCGCCGAgcaagattaaagcagcaatttAGCGAGTTAGAAACAAAGAATGAAAGACAATCCTAGAATCTGTTCTAAAAGGGATGCAACCAATGCAGTGTTGTAGGCAACATGCAGATTTCTTCCTGTGTCGGTCTGATAGAGAAAGAGTCTTACCATGGCAATTTCTAACGTGAGCTTCAAAACTGAGGTCAGAATACATTATGACAAGCGGTTTGAACTGGTCCTTGGGATGAGGACCGATgacacatgctctctctctcacaggtGGTTGCATGTACTGTAGAggctaaaaaggaaaaaaaaaaaaaggaagatcCAGGAAAACCTATTCAGTCCTTCAGGTATGAGGACATGTTGTGAAAAAGGGCCACAGGATTGTCATTTATGTTCCCCGTTGTAACTCTCTGTTCAATGCCTGTATGACGAGAGGAATAAAAGACTTGTTGTATATGTTCCAGCTGGCCACCGGTACCCTGAATCGACAGCCAAATGAGTAAAGATACAATAGGAAACTGCATAAACTGCATCTTTGTGTTCTTCTAGTGCTACTTTACAGTAATTAGGTGACAGGAAACAGGCCGAGCGGTGGATCGAATTCAGTTCAGTTACTCCTGATGAGAAGTATCTGGAGGTGTTGGTGTGTGATAACACGTCAACCCAGAGCAATCAGCGTCTGCTGTTGGTGGGGTAGAAACCGACGTCAGAGCCAGAGGGCAGAAGAAACGATGCTTTGTCAAGAGctcctgcttttgtttgatgtggctctttttctctttcttcaatTCTGCTTAACCCAGTTTGTCCAGCAATTAGAGCACAAGAGCAGCCGGTGGGATGgaaaatctgtttgttttctttcacccACATTAAcagtccatgtgtgtgtgtgtgtatgagagagagagagagagagagagagagctgttcctgctaaagataaagataagataagttaATGGTTAGGATTGATTAAAGAACAGATTGGGTGTTAGCCTTGCTGGACGTGTGCTCCAGACTGAGGTGTCTCATTACCCATGTTTCCATCTATTGTCAAGCATATTTTAAGCAAAATTTTGAATGTcgcaaagagaaaaaacaaaaaaatgattaaatcagGCCACACAAAGAGTAGATTTGTCAGAAGCTGGCAGTATAAGCTACACTACACATAGCTATaataaacagagaagaagaagaaggatgcCGGAAAAATGGAAACAACAACTATTTGACAACTACTGGACTGACTGCCATAAATTTTGTCACCGACATTCATGTCATAccagctaaacatcagcatcagtgtcaaagtgaacatgttagcatgctgatgttagcctgTAGCTCAAAGCAGCGCTATGTCAAAGCACAGGCTGTGGTcttgttcatttttgtttaatttctttctAATTTGgtcaaatgttagcatttagctttcGTGATCTACTCTAGTTTGTGTCCAGATTATTCACTGATTATTCCATTTCCCATTTACAGTATTCATCCGTGGATATGTATACctttgatatatatattttgatttaTTAGTGTTTTTACAAACCCAGACATTGCAAAATGTTTCAAACCACAAGATATTGCAAAAACCCACCATTTTTAGCTCTCACATGATGTACACCTAAAGTAACCCGAGGACAGGCCGACACTAACGTGagcttttttaaatatatactTTTATACTGCGGCTTAATCTAAAGCTGTGATCCAAGTCAAGCTTCTTATTTTTGCAGTGTGAAGGTCTCGCTGTTTCTTGGCAACACATTATCTGCTGTCAATCCTGTCTGCAGTGGCGAGCTAACACACAAGCGATCAGAAGCAGACAGTCAAAATCACACGCTGCTAGGACTCCATATG
This window encodes:
- the opn8c gene encoding opsin 8, group member c, which encodes MPLNSSHDNQTASVFTSKLTPAADTCVGLTILCVVLLSVLGNGLVLVICYRRRKKMAGSELLCVNLAVVDFLCCICFYPLSILSSFHHAWLGEDITCVYYGLGCYIFGLCGMFTIAAISIIRYLKTCYSLVYAVWLEGANSRIVCGGIWLVATVWSSFPLFGWGEYVPEPYGLSCTIAWRGYHTSAKDAFYVICSFACFTLVPVLLIVVSQCRILYKVSRFSYSLSARGIPNNLRYAEKRLSVMFFCISLGFVIAWAPYAVVSFLFIFHKENWYMAPEGFVFPALFAKSSHIYNPFIYFYFNKTFQQEFRRLLLSFWPKLGGNRVGVHISMGHQAPSHPIHIQLQERGCVQKKSFGLSQDRTFSKGKGKATHTSSNRVLSRQVYVCWGSKNTPPILNNKPTKDSPSVSI